A single genomic interval of Aedes aegypti strain LVP_AGWG chromosome 1, AaegL5.0 Primary Assembly, whole genome shotgun sequence harbors:
- the LOC5576526 gene encoding putative transporter SVOPL: MEVVERKGSVTKSKGVSMDEALALAGFGPCNVVLILVSGTVLASFLLEILGVSYIIPVIGQDLDVTTKEKGVLSAVGFAGVIVSSHLWGFLADTHGRRKIIIPALLISFVISVISSFTANFWVIVFLRFMVGFFVSGPSSATYAYLGEFHNRKNASRAIMGASVVFGTGGILLPGLAYIVINQGWQLPIPLLGIIYRPWRLYFIVCSLPGLISAMILLRFPESPKFTFSQGNTRQAIEAIQWVHRFNACCRSKTPLHIESIEEDEEDRLEREKRAVLRNTKGCLALMKLVWNQTAPLFMSPHLRKTAIVCILQFGTYLAAHGMFMFFPEIVNQLVLVRETGVGAATMCQILEQYGNFSAVEEVGEGSQMMAPAAFQLSFILELIYAVGFAVIGVTINAVGRLPLLVFIFETCGVAGLLLFVVKVPTAVIWLYIVFLCSGYTAVMVNAIIVDLYPTSLRAMAVCIALMVGRLGSVVGSNMLGILLEEYCELTFGIASVLLIICGVLAFFIPNISQRVLSKTPSDGDDS, from the exons GTTTCGGTCCATGCAACGTGGTCCTGATCTTGGTGTCGGGAACCGTCCTCGCCTCTTTTCTGTTGGAAATCCTCGGCGTTAGCTACATCATCCCGGTTATCGGGCAGGACTTGGATGTGACCACCAAGGAGAAAGGCGTCCTCAGTGCGGTTGGTTTCGCGGGGGTCATCGTCAGTTCGCATCTGTGGGGTTTTCTGGCGGATACGCATGGTCGACGCAAGATCATTATCCCGGCGTTGCTTATCTCGTTCGTTATCAGCGTGATATCGAGCTTTACGGCGAACTTCTGGGTCATCGTTTTCCTGCGATTCATGGTTGGATTTTT CGTTTCCGGACCATCTTCAGCCACTTACGCCTACCTGGGCGAGTTTCACAACCGCAAAAATGCATCCCGAGCTATCATGGGAGCTTCCGTTGTATTCGGAACAGGAGGCATTCTATTGCCGGGACTGGCCTACATCGTGATCAATCAGGGTTGGCAGCTACCCATCCCTCTACTGGGCATTATCTACCGACCATGGCGACTGTATTTCATCGTGTGCAGTCTACCAGGCTTGATAAGTGCCATGATTCTGCTCAGATTTCCAGAAAGCCCTAAGTTCACCTTCAGCCAAGGTAACACAAGACAAGCGATTGAGGCCATTCAATGGGTTCACCGATTCAACGCCTGCTGTAGAAGCAAGACCCCACTTCACATCGAATCCATCGAGGAAGACGAAGAAGATCGACTGGAACGTGAGAAGCGAGCTGTCCTAAGGAACACCAAAGGCTGTCTAGCCCTCATGAAGTTGGTGTGGAACCAGACGGCTCCGCTGTTCATGAGTCCTCATCTACGGAAGACGGCAATCGTGTGTATCCTTCAGTTCGGCACTTACCTGGCGGCGCACGGAATGTTCATGTTCTTCCCGGAGATCGTCAATCAGTTGGTGCTGGTGAGGGAAACCGGAGTTGGGGCGGCCACCATGTGCCAGATCCTGGAGCAGTACGGGAACTTCAGTGCCGTCGAAGAGGTCGGCGAAGGTAGCCAAATGATGGCACCGGCTGCCTTTCAGCTGTCTTTCATTTTGGAGTTGATCTACGCCGTGGGGTTTGCGGTTATCGGGGTTACTATCAACGCGGTAGGACGATTGCCGCTTTTGGTTTTCATTTTTGAGACCTGCGGAGTTGCGGGATTGTTGTTGTTCGTCGTAAAAGTACCAACAGCGGTCATTTGGCTGTATATTGTGTTTTTGTGCAGTGGTTATACGGCAGTTATGGTCAATGCGATCATCGTGGATCTATATCCAACGAGTTTGAG GGCAATGGCCGTTTGCATAGCGCTGATGGTCGGTCGCTTGGGAAGCGTGGTTGGATCCAATATGCTAGGGATCCTGCTGGAGGAATACTGCGAGCTGACATTCGGCATTGCTTCGGTACTGTTGATCATCTGCGGAGTGTTGGCCTTCTTCATTCCGAACATCAGCCAACGAGTGCTATCCAAGACGCCGTCCGATGGAGACGATTCATAA